From the genome of Neisseria lisongii, one region includes:
- the sstT gene encoding serine/threonine transporter SstT, which produces MAGNPLMDAVNSVSLVKQIAIGLILGILVGWTAPEIGNGVGLLGTLFVGALKAVAPILVFVLVMSAVAQHRKGSEAHIKPIILLYLIGTFSAAFIAVIASMAFPTHIVLASAGDVSTAPPSGIVSVLKTLLLNLVANPISAIANANYIGILAWALVLGAALRHHGSDTTRQVAADLADTVSTVVKWVIKFAPLGIFGLVASTVAETGFSALASYAKLLAVLLGCMLFIALVVNPLIVWTQIRRNPYPLTLMCLRESGITAFFTRSSAANIPVNMALAKKLNLHEDTYSISIPLGATINMAGAAITITVLTMAAAHTLGIHVDFLTALLLSLMATIGACGASGVAGGSLLLIPMACSLFGISDDVAMQVVAVGFIIGVIQDSAETALNSSTDVLFTAAADLGRQKQQ; this is translated from the coding sequence ATGGCAGGCAATCCACTCATGGACGCAGTCAACAGCGTCAGCTTGGTCAAGCAGATTGCAATCGGCTTGATATTGGGTATCTTGGTCGGCTGGACTGCGCCCGAAATCGGCAACGGTGTCGGACTGCTCGGCACACTGTTTGTCGGCGCACTCAAAGCCGTTGCACCGATATTGGTGTTTGTCTTGGTTATGTCCGCCGTTGCCCAACACCGCAAAGGCAGTGAAGCACACATCAAACCAATTATCCTTCTGTATCTGATCGGCACATTTTCCGCCGCATTTATCGCCGTGATTGCCAGCATGGCGTTTCCGACCCACATCGTATTGGCCAGCGCCGGCGACGTTTCCACCGCACCGCCTTCCGGCATTGTATCCGTATTGAAAACCCTGCTGCTGAATCTGGTTGCCAACCCGATCAGCGCCATCGCCAATGCCAACTACATCGGCATTCTGGCATGGGCGCTGGTATTGGGTGCCGCCCTGCGCCACCACGGCTCGGACACCACCCGCCAAGTGGCCGCCGACTTGGCAGATACCGTGTCCACAGTCGTAAAATGGGTCATCAAATTTGCCCCGCTGGGCATTTTCGGACTGGTCGCCTCAACCGTTGCCGAAACCGGTTTCTCCGCCTTAGCAAGCTATGCCAAACTGCTGGCAGTCCTGCTCGGCTGTATGCTGTTTATCGCCTTGGTGGTGAACCCGCTGATTGTGTGGACACAAATCCGCCGCAACCCCTATCCGCTGACACTGATGTGCCTGCGCGAAAGCGGCATCACCGCCTTCTTCACCCGCTCTTCCGCCGCCAATATTCCGGTGAACATGGCGCTGGCGAAAAAACTCAATCTGCACGAAGACACTTATTCAATTTCGATTCCGCTGGGCGCAACCATCAACATGGCAGGCGCAGCGATTACCATTACCGTGCTGACCATGGCCGCCGCCCATACTTTGGGCATTCACGTTGATTTCCTGACCGCCCTGCTGTTGAGCCTGATGGCAACAATCGGCGCCTGCGGTGCGTCCGGCGTAGCAGGCGGCTCGCTGCTGCTGATCCCGATGGCGTGCAGCCTGTTCGGCATTTCCGACGATGTCGCCATGCAGGTCGTCGCCGTCGGCTTCATCATCGGCGTGATCCAAGACTCCGCCGAAACAGCGCTGAACTCGTCCACCGACGTACTGTTTACCGCCGCCGCAGATTTAGGCCGTCAAAAACAGCAATAA
- a CDS encoding cation:proton antiporter has protein sequence MDTALLLSLVVGLGIFAQWLAWYLKQPSILFLLLIGILAGPVFHFFNPDQVLGDLLFPFISLGVAVILFEGALTLEFKEIKGHGRVVQLLVTLGALITICVISAATYSLFDVDLKIAVLFGALVCVTGPTVIAPLLRSVRPSSNIANVLKWEGIIVDPIGAIAVVLVYEYIISDGHIELLTFGKIVVLAAILGMAGAFVLAKLVKKHWIPDYLRNVFTLSYILMIFALSNYIESESGLLTITILGVALANWKGFPKDHILEFKESLTVLLVSTLFIVLSARVDLNALAGVGTAGVMLLLVAMFVARPLAVFLSSIGSNLSVNEKLMISWIGPRGIVAAAISSLFAIKLQDSGLKGSELLVPLVFTIIIGTVLIQGLSAKFVARLLNVRQAKNNGVLIVGSNNVALMIAKALKDSGIDVLVAFHNYDDIAKARMMGLRTYYGSPISAHADSHLDLIGIGNLFAMSTDRELNGLSELHYRHDFGSKNVFRLKFSEDAQRREKDARHEEYRSRWLFDEEATYTKLAGMLSKGAKVKMTNITESYTLEQYKADNKHFVPLFAVDKQGNLNVAHANQPLNMPHGKLIALVGAEETAAA, from the coding sequence ATGGATACTGCATTGCTGCTTTCTTTGGTGGTGGGGCTGGGGATTTTTGCCCAGTGGCTGGCTTGGTATCTCAAGCAGCCGTCTATCCTGTTTTTGTTGCTGATCGGGATTCTGGCCGGACCGGTATTTCATTTTTTCAACCCGGATCAGGTGTTGGGCGATTTGCTGTTTCCGTTTATTTCGCTGGGCGTGGCGGTGATTCTGTTTGAAGGTGCGCTGACGCTGGAATTTAAGGAAATCAAGGGACACGGCCGGGTGGTGCAGCTTTTGGTAACGTTGGGGGCGTTGATTACCATCTGCGTGATTTCTGCGGCGACGTATTCGCTGTTTGATGTGGATTTGAAAATCGCCGTGCTGTTCGGTGCGCTGGTATGTGTAACCGGTCCGACGGTGATTGCGCCGCTTCTGCGCAGCGTTCGACCCAGCAGCAATATTGCCAATGTGTTGAAATGGGAAGGGATTATTGTCGATCCCATCGGTGCGATTGCGGTGGTGTTGGTGTATGAATACATTATTTCAGACGGCCATATCGAGCTTTTGACCTTCGGCAAAATCGTGGTATTGGCCGCCATTTTGGGCATGGCGGGCGCATTTGTGCTGGCGAAACTGGTGAAGAAACACTGGATTCCGGACTATCTGCGCAATGTGTTTACACTGTCGTATATCCTGATGATTTTCGCCCTGTCCAACTACATCGAATCCGAATCCGGCCTGCTGACGATTACCATTTTGGGCGTGGCACTGGCCAACTGGAAAGGGTTTCCGAAAGACCACATTCTCGAATTTAAAGAATCGCTGACCGTTTTGCTGGTCTCCACGCTGTTTATCGTGCTGTCGGCACGGGTGGATTTGAACGCTTTGGCGGGGGTTGGCACGGCGGGTGTGATGCTGTTGCTGGTCGCAATGTTTGTCGCCCGCCCGCTGGCGGTGTTTCTCTCTTCCATCGGCTCGAATCTGAGTGTGAACGAAAAACTGATGATCAGTTGGATCGGCCCGCGCGGGATTGTGGCGGCGGCGATTTCTTCGCTGTTTGCCATCAAGCTGCAAGACAGCGGCCTGAAAGGTTCGGAACTGCTGGTGCCGCTGGTATTTACGATTATTATCGGCACAGTTCTGATTCAGGGTTTGAGCGCCAAATTTGTCGCCCGTTTATTGAATGTGCGGCAGGCGAAAAACAACGGTGTGCTGATTGTCGGTTCGAACAATGTGGCACTGATGATTGCCAAGGCGCTGAAAGATTCGGGGATTGATGTATTGGTAGCGTTTCACAATTACGACGACATCGCCAAAGCCCGCATGATGGGTTTGCGCACTTATTACGGCAGCCCGATTTCCGCCCATGCCGACAGCCATCTCGACTTAATCGGCATCGGCAATCTGTTTGCGATGAGTACCGACCGCGAACTCAACGGGCTTTCCGAGCTGCACTACCGCCACGATTTCGGTTCGAAAAACGTGTTCCGCCTGAAATTCAGCGAAGATGCGCAGCGTCGGGAAAAAGATGCCCGCCACGAAGAATACCGCTCGCGCTGGCTGTTTGACGAAGAGGCCACTTATACCAAGCTGGCGGGTATGCTGTCCAAAGGGGCGAAAGTCAAAATGACCAACATCACCGAAAGCTACACGCTGGAGCAATATAAGGCGGACAACAAACATTTCGTGCCACTGTTTGCGGTGGACAAACAGGGCAACCTCAACGTTGCCCACGCCAACCAGCCGCTGAATATGCCGCACGGCAAACTCATCGCACTGGTGGGCGCAGAAGAAACCGCCGCAGCGTAA